A genomic segment from Bacteroidota bacterium encodes:
- the ttcA gene encoding tRNA 2-thiocytidine(32) synthetase TtcA has protein sequence MTEAQEKTRHQLRKAVWDLNKEFELFVPGDKIMVCLSGGKDSYTMLDMLLHVQLVLKNEIELIAINLDQKQPDYPAHILPAYLSDLNVNFEIVEKDTYSIVKDKVPEGKTMCSLCSRLRRGILYDKASQLGVTKIALGHHREDVLETFFLNLFFSGKLETMPAKFRTDDNRHTVIRPLAYCKEQEIIDYAAFRNFPIIPCNLCGSQENMQRKAIKKMLADWEMQFPHRKEIMYNALKNIHPTHLYDRNLYDFKALSESLGVEALNF, from the coding sequence ATGACCGAAGCTCAGGAAAAAACGCGCCATCAATTGCGCAAAGCAGTATGGGACCTCAACAAAGAATTCGAACTTTTTGTTCCGGGGGATAAAATTATGGTTTGCCTTTCGGGTGGTAAAGACAGCTATACCATGCTCGATATGCTGCTTCACGTGCAGCTGGTATTGAAAAATGAAATCGAATTAATTGCTATCAACCTCGATCAAAAACAACCCGATTATCCTGCACATATTTTACCTGCCTACCTAAGTGATTTGAATGTAAATTTTGAGATTGTAGAAAAGGATACTTACAGCATTGTGAAAGATAAAGTGCCTGAAGGAAAAACTATGTGTAGCTTATGTTCACGCCTTCGCAGAGGAATTTTGTACGATAAAGCATCTCAACTGGGAGTTACAAAAATTGCTTTAGGACATCATCGTGAAGATGTATTGGAAACATTTTTTCTGAATTTATTTTTCAGCGGCAAGCTCGAAACTATGCCGGCAAAATTCCGCACCGACGATAATCGACACACTGTAATTCGTCCGCTTGCTTATTGCAAAGAGCAAGAAATTATTGACTACGCAGCATTTAGGAATTTTCCGATTATACCTTGTAATTTATGTGGCTCTCAAGAAAACATGCAACGCAAAGCCATTAAAAAAATGTTGGCCGATTGGGAAATGCAATTTCCGCATAGAAAAGAAATCATGTACAATGCGCTTAAAAACATACATCCAACGCATTTGTATGACCGCAATCTTTACGATTTTAAAGCCTTATCAGAAAGTTTAGGAGTGGAAGCCTTGAATTTTTAA
- the hemN gene encoding oxygen-independent coproporphyrinogen III oxidase, translated as MNLINKYNVAGPRYTSYPTVPYWNSIAPSQEEWKTAVKNSFNISNKEHGISLYIHLPFCESLCTYCGCNTRITVNHEVEQPYIKALIKEWQLYLRIFEAKPRIKEIHLGGGTPTFFSAKNLTQLIEGITQNADVCEDAEFSFEAHPNNTTSEHLKTLYSLGFKRLSLGIQDFDIRVQQIVNRIQSFEQVEQVVTEAKAIGYTSINFDLIYGLPLQTRESVQSTIAKVVLLRPDRIAFYSYAHVPWVKPGQRKFTEADLPADAEKRELYEIGKAQFSANGYVEIGMDHFALRSDSLYIASQTKKLHRNFMGYTHSYTRLMVGLGVSSISDTWQAFAQNVKKVEEYYSLLEKNELPIFKGHLLDEEDLIIRKHILQLMCSLETSWEKPEEQCAAVYDAIEKLSELTKDNLLELKPYHLKVKEFARPFIRNVCMCFDARLWRNLPQAQIFSSVV; from the coding sequence ATGAACCTAATAAACAAGTACAATGTAGCCGGACCGCGCTACACCAGTTATCCTACTGTTCCGTATTGGAATAGCATTGCACCTAGTCAGGAGGAATGGAAAACAGCCGTTAAAAATTCATTTAACATCAGCAACAAGGAACATGGTATTTCACTGTACATACATTTACCTTTTTGTGAAAGTTTATGCACTTACTGCGGATGCAATACACGCATCACGGTGAATCATGAGGTAGAACAACCTTATATAAAAGCGCTAATTAAAGAGTGGCAATTATACCTGCGCATTTTTGAAGCAAAACCTCGTATTAAAGAAATACATTTAGGTGGAGGAACTCCTACTTTTTTTTCAGCTAAAAATTTAACCCAACTAATTGAGGGCATTACTCAGAATGCCGATGTTTGCGAAGATGCCGAGTTTAGTTTTGAAGCACATCCAAACAATACAACTAGTGAACATTTAAAAACTTTGTATTCACTTGGGTTTAAGCGCTTGAGTTTAGGCATACAGGATTTTGATATACGGGTACAACAAATTGTAAATCGCATTCAATCTTTTGAGCAAGTTGAGCAGGTAGTAACTGAAGCTAAAGCAATTGGTTATACTTCTATAAATTTTGATTTGATTTATGGCTTGCCGCTTCAAACGCGCGAAAGTGTGCAAAGTACGATTGCCAAGGTAGTTCTTTTACGCCCCGATAGAATTGCCTTTTACAGCTATGCCCATGTACCTTGGGTGAAACCAGGACAACGAAAATTTACTGAAGCCGACTTGCCTGCCGATGCTGAAAAACGGGAACTTTACGAAATTGGAAAAGCACAATTTTCGGCAAATGGATATGTTGAAATTGGGATGGACCATTTTGCGCTGCGTAGCGATTCGTTGTATATTGCCAGCCAAACAAAAAAGCTGCACCGCAATTTTATGGGATACACACATTCCTACACACGGTTAATGGTGGGTTTAGGTGTATCGTCAATAAGTGATACTTGGCAGGCTTTTGCGCAAAATGTAAAAAAAGTAGAAGAGTATTATTCACTGCTCGAAAAAAACGAATTGCCCATTTTTAAAGGACATTTGTTGGATGAAGAGGATTTAATTATTCGTAAACACATACTTCAATTGATGTGTAGCCTCGAAACTTCTTGGGAAAAACCTGAGGAGCAATGTGCTGCCGTGTATGATGCAATTGAAAAACTTTCAGAACTAACTAAGGATAATTTACTTGAGTTAAAGCCCTATCATTTAAAGGTGAAAGAATTTGCTCGCCCCTTTATCCGCAATGTTTGTATGTGCTTTGATGCGCGCTTATGGCGCAATTTACCACAAGCTCAAATTTTTAGTTCGGTAGTATAA
- a CDS encoding lipid A biosynthesis acyltransferase, protein MIVLVFLYYFLLIPLSLLPFPVLYLFSDVAFYLLYYVFPYRKKVVLSNIRNSFPEKSEAEVEAIAKKFYAHFCDLAVESIKVFTISKASLMSRLNVVGPDLMKKYYDEKRSLILVTGHYANWEWAAVSIGLYGPHKPLGIYQRISNKFFDEKMQKTRNRFGTILMSTKEVSEFFERYKNELTMTGFIADQSPGKVQNAHWMQFLNQDTPVSYGSEKYAKQYNMVVLYGKITKVKRGHYQVEYELVTDAPNSLAPNEITERHTRINEKLIKAAPEYWLWTHRRWKHKRS, encoded by the coding sequence ATGATCGTTTTAGTTTTTCTGTATTACTTTTTACTTATTCCGCTTTCATTACTTCCATTTCCGGTATTGTATCTATTTTCGGATGTAGCCTTTTATTTACTTTACTATGTATTTCCTTACCGCAAAAAAGTAGTGCTCTCCAATATCCGCAACTCGTTTCCCGAAAAATCGGAAGCAGAAGTTGAAGCTATTGCTAAAAAATTCTATGCGCATTTTTGCGATTTAGCTGTCGAAAGTATAAAAGTATTTACGATTTCAAAAGCCAGCTTAATGAGTCGCCTCAATGTTGTTGGTCCCGATTTAATGAAAAAATACTACGACGAAAAGCGCAGTTTAATTTTGGTAACCGGCCATTATGCAAACTGGGAATGGGCCGCTGTATCCATTGGTTTATACGGACCACATAAACCCCTTGGTATTTACCAACGCATATCGAATAAGTTTTTTGACGAAAAAATGCAGAAAACCCGTAACCGCTTTGGCACTATCTTAATGTCGACCAAAGAAGTTTCGGAATTTTTTGAACGCTATAAAAACGAACTCACCATGACCGGTTTTATCGCAGATCAAAGCCCGGGTAAAGTTCAAAATGCGCATTGGATGCAGTTTTTGAATCAGGATACACCTGTTTCGTATGGTTCTGAAAAATATGCCAAACAATACAACATGGTGGTACTGTATGGTAAAATTACCAAAGTAAAAAGAGGGCATTACCAAGTTGAATACGAATTGGTAACCGATGCTCCCAACAGTTTAGCTCCCAATGAAATTACCGAAAGGCATACACGCATCAACGAAAAGCTGATAAAAGCTGCTCCCGAATACTGGTTGTGGACACATCGCAGGTGGAAACACAAGCGGAGCTAA
- a CDS encoding DUF4421 family protein → MAKLNYLNLKRSYFFVTFAFIVLLNNSEAKQLEQDPNYISKFKTRLNFRLQVNQNNFRQAINPLSSLVYTKSELNNAQLNYGSYLPFSSGFSFNFMFGGFGIDFRFTEKYFNKNNKPVTNFKDFKLNIVGNKLCFEAYYDRFKRNYYLREDKLFSPLPNFDSQISSSHWGLSMRLITNASRFSYKAAFMQSEFQKKSAATFLVWFGTEQNQLLRPQGLFVDTTVKRYYENLQQLTKLRQQAWFVLPGFAGNIVYQQFYFATSVYVGSGPQFNKQYTDTAVFRKVNLPFMSKARGSLGINGKTVYTGVFANVDYTRSTFQTLKSEYFNYKMGVFLGVRLIKQTKTKAEKQEEKRKLKEDKNRRA, encoded by the coding sequence TTGGCGAAGTTAAACTATCTCAACTTAAAACGAAGCTACTTTTTTGTAACTTTTGCTTTCATAGTATTGTTGAATAATTCGGAAGCTAAGCAACTGGAACAAGATCCTAACTATATCTCAAAATTTAAAACCCGCTTGAATTTCAGATTGCAAGTCAATCAAAATAATTTTAGGCAAGCAATAAATCCATTGAGTTCATTGGTGTACACAAAAAGTGAATTAAACAATGCTCAACTAAATTACGGTAGCTACCTTCCTTTCTCGTCGGGCTTTTCATTTAATTTTATGTTTGGAGGTTTTGGAATTGATTTCCGGTTTACCGAAAAATATTTCAATAAAAACAATAAACCTGTAACCAATTTTAAAGATTTTAAATTAAATATTGTAGGCAATAAATTGTGCTTTGAAGCATATTACGATCGCTTTAAGCGGAATTATTATTTGCGTGAAGATAAGCTGTTTTCACCCTTGCCAAATTTTGATTCTCAGATAAGTTCAAGCCATTGGGGACTTAGTATGCGCCTTATTACAAATGCCAGCAGATTTAGTTATAAAGCAGCTTTTATGCAAAGTGAATTTCAAAAAAAATCGGCTGCAACTTTTTTAGTTTGGTTTGGAACTGAGCAAAATCAATTGCTGCGCCCACAAGGATTATTTGTTGATACAACTGTAAAAAGATACTACGAAAATTTACAACAGCTTACAAAGCTTCGTCAGCAAGCATGGTTTGTGTTGCCCGGTTTTGCCGGAAATATTGTGTATCAACAATTTTATTTTGCAACTTCAGTGTATGTTGGAAGCGGGCCACAGTTTAATAAGCAATACACCGACACAGCAGTATTTCGAAAAGTAAACTTGCCATTTATGTCGAAGGCAAGAGGCAGTTTGGGAATAAACGGGAAGACGGTGTATACCGGAGTATTTGCGAATGTGGATTATACCCGAAGCACCTTTCAAACTTTGAAGAGTGAATATTTTAATTACAAAATGGGCGTGTTTCTAGGTGTTCGATTAATAAAGCAAACGAAGACCAAAGCTGAGAAACAGGAAGAGAAACGTAAATTAAAAGAAGATAAAAATCGACGAGCTTAG
- a CDS encoding insulinase family protein, whose translation MLRKTLSILFLVFCLSAEAQDYLQLKSYTLDNGFKVYLLPDPYATTTFGAVAVHAGSKNDPADATGLAHYLEHLLFKGTTTMGTIDYEKEKPFLDSITFLYQELKKTSDETQRKAIKLRINQQAMEAGKYGLPTEFHTLLSSIGGTSINAFTAPDMTVYHNSFPGEQMEKWLELYSHRFINPVFRSFQSELEVVYEEKNRASDNFQFKLITELQKSLYPTHPYGTQTSLGSTEHLKNPPIDRIYEFFKNYYVANNMALFLVGNFNADAAIPLINEKFGKLQKGNVPEFVAPTPYVFSKNIVTKLRVTPVKVDLVGFKSIPTSHPDEVALELCNSLLFNDNETGLLNKLQQNGKLLAAFAQSFHLNDDGAELLIIVPKIVGESFGKAEKLVFAQLDSIINGNFSDAFLENSKNELIKNYKQNMEDPESRGLEMIDLFTTKKTWNDVLAYPEKLSKLTKADVMAVAKKYYARPHYSLQSKTGFPKKDQLEKPGFKPAVTTQTEKSKFAKQFEEIKDATVTPRFLDLNAGFGFHDLGNGSSFYSLPNRYNNIASLNINYYAGTHLIPNLSLAAQLLNECYPKGMTLESFKSELAKINTTLEFTAEDDFFSVSIIGDEKNMERAMELCSALLKAPEAAKEAMKNLTEGMKADQESEQKDPATMGLVLRSYALYGNESPYKKRASLSEVKSWNASKLLQLISEAVSYSASFHYCGNADVQQLIEAAKKNQLAGNKGKAVLTELNNQPIEKTKIYLVNSSKSRQNQIYFSALGSTYNSADDAKLSLLGHYMGGSFSGLILQEIREYRSLAYTAGGRFTKPILASKPILFTSFVGCQADKTNESIDVMLNIINKMPEYPERIPAFKNYINSSLTTSYPNQRDLTETVELLKLKGFSKDPKSNEYESIKDLNFEKMLAYYEANLKSKPLLITIYGDKSKIDLLKLKSLGEIIELKEKDIATY comes from the coding sequence ATGCTAAGAAAAACGCTTTCCATTTTGTTCTTAGTGTTTTGCCTTTCGGCAGAAGCACAAGATTACTTACAACTTAAATCTTATACATTAGACAATGGATTTAAAGTATACCTCCTACCCGATCCTTACGCTACAACTACTTTTGGGGCGGTTGCAGTACATGCCGGTTCAAAAAACGATCCTGCTGATGCTACCGGATTAGCGCATTATCTTGAACATCTTTTGTTTAAAGGAACCACTACCATGGGTACCATTGATTATGAAAAAGAAAAGCCTTTTTTAGACAGCATCACTTTTTTATACCAAGAGCTCAAAAAAACTTCGGATGAAACACAGCGAAAAGCAATTAAACTAAGAATCAATCAACAAGCCATGGAGGCAGGTAAATATGGCTTGCCCACTGAATTTCATACCTTGCTAAGTTCAATAGGTGGTACTTCAATTAATGCATTTACAGCACCAGATATGACGGTGTATCACAATTCATTTCCTGGCGAACAAATGGAAAAATGGTTGGAACTATATTCACATCGCTTTATAAATCCGGTATTTCGCTCTTTTCAGTCGGAGCTGGAAGTGGTGTACGAAGAAAAAAACCGAGCTTCCGATAATTTTCAATTCAAATTAATTACCGAATTGCAAAAGAGTTTGTATCCAACACATCCTTATGGAACACAAACTTCTTTGGGTAGCACCGAACACCTTAAAAACCCACCCATTGACAGGATTTACGAATTTTTTAAAAACTATTATGTGGCCAATAACATGGCACTTTTTTTAGTAGGAAATTTTAATGCTGATGCTGCGATTCCGCTGATTAACGAAAAATTCGGAAAATTACAGAAAGGAAATGTTCCCGAATTTGTTGCCCCAACTCCTTATGTATTTAGCAAAAACATTGTTACCAAATTACGCGTAACTCCTGTAAAAGTTGATTTGGTTGGTTTTAAAAGTATACCTACTTCGCACCCTGATGAAGTTGCGTTAGAGCTTTGCAATTCCTTGTTATTTAATGATAACGAAACCGGTTTATTAAATAAGCTGCAACAAAACGGAAAGCTGTTAGCTGCCTTTGCACAAAGTTTTCACTTGAACGACGATGGTGCCGAATTACTAATTATTGTTCCAAAAATAGTTGGAGAATCGTTTGGCAAAGCTGAAAAGTTAGTATTTGCGCAACTCGACAGTATTATCAATGGAAATTTTTCGGATGCCTTTTTAGAAAATTCTAAAAATGAGTTGATCAAAAATTACAAGCAAAACATGGAAGATCCTGAGAGTAGAGGATTAGAAATGATCGACCTATTTACTACCAAAAAAACCTGGAACGATGTGTTGGCTTATCCTGAAAAGCTAAGCAAACTAACCAAGGCCGATGTAATGGCGGTTGCTAAAAAATACTATGCTCGTCCACATTACTCCCTTCAATCGAAAACCGGGTTTCCTAAAAAAGACCAACTCGAAAAACCGGGATTTAAGCCTGCTGTGACTACACAAACTGAAAAATCGAAGTTTGCAAAACAGTTTGAAGAAATAAAAGATGCTACGGTAACTCCTCGCTTTTTAGATTTGAACGCTGGTTTTGGATTTCATGATTTGGGAAATGGATCAAGCTTTTATTCCTTGCCCAACAGGTATAATAATATAGCTTCATTAAACATTAACTATTATGCAGGCACCCATTTAATTCCTAATTTAAGTTTAGCTGCGCAGCTTTTAAATGAATGTTATCCTAAAGGAATGACACTCGAAAGCTTTAAATCTGAATTGGCTAAAATAAATACAACACTTGAATTTACTGCTGAAGACGACTTTTTTAGTGTTAGCATTATTGGAGATGAAAAAAACATGGAACGTGCCATGGAACTTTGCTCGGCTTTGCTAAAAGCACCTGAAGCTGCCAAAGAAGCCATGAAAAATTTAACCGAAGGCATGAAAGCAGATCAAGAATCGGAACAAAAAGATCCTGCAACAATGGGACTTGTACTGCGCAGTTATGCTTTGTATGGAAACGAATCGCCCTATAAAAAACGTGCTTCCTTAAGTGAAGTTAAAAGTTGGAATGCATCCAAACTTTTGCAATTGATTAGTGAAGCTGTAAGTTATTCGGCAAGCTTTCATTACTGCGGAAATGCTGATGTACAACAGCTTATTGAAGCAGCTAAAAAGAATCAATTAGCAGGTAATAAAGGTAAAGCTGTATTGACCGAACTAAACAACCAACCTATTGAAAAAACAAAAATTTATTTGGTAAATAGTTCCAAATCGCGTCAAAATCAAATTTATTTTTCAGCATTAGGTAGTACCTATAATTCGGCAGATGATGCTAAGCTTAGTCTTTTAGGACACTACATGGGAGGTAGCTTTTCTGGACTTATACTTCAAGAAATTCGCGAATACCGCTCGTTGGCTTATACTGCCGGAGGTCGTTTTACAAAACCAATTTTGGCTTCTAAACCCATTTTATTTACTTCGTTTGTAGGCTGTCAGGCAGATAAAACGAACGAATCAATAGATGTGATGCTAAACATTATAAACAAGATGCCTGAATATCCTGAACGAATTCCTGCCTTTAAAAATTACATCAATAGTAGTTTAACAACTTCTTATCCGAATCAGCGCGATTTAACTGAAACTGTTGAATTACTGAAGTTAAAAGGCTTTAGCAAGGATCCCAAATCAAATGAATACGAGTCGATAAAAGATCTGAACTTTGAAAAGATGTTAGCCTATTACGAAGCAAACCTTAAATCGAAGCCGCTTTTGATAACTATCTATGGCGATAAATCGAAAATAGATTTGCTGAAATTAAAATCTTTGGGAGAAATTATTGAATTGAAAGAAAAAGATATCGCTACTTATTAA
- a CDS encoding DNA polymerase III subunit gamma/tau, producing the protein MDQFIVSARKYRPATFHTVVGQMHITNTLQNAIKNKHLAQAFLFCGPRGVGKTTCARILAKTINCFNLTEQVEACDTCESCVSFNNGQSLNVHELDAASNNSVDDIRNLVDQVRFAPQLGQFKVYIIDEVHMLSNQAFNAFLKTLEEPPAHAIFILATTEKHKIIPTILSRCQIFDFNRIQIEDIANHLAFIAKSENISAETDGLHIIAQKADGALRDALSMFDQIVSFAGNSITYKAVIDNLNILDYDYYFKMTDFILAENISESLLLYNEVLNNGFDGHNFINGLAEHYRNLLVSKDSATLQLLEVGTTIREKYKEQTQKCSLVFLINGLNTLNNADYKYKVSKNQRLLVELSLMQLCSQQLLKNSHEAEKKNDGIEQKVAISAPSNSSPTTALVAPASAAAPAATVDATVKSETLSTNPLPESLPVKELKPKLSPAIPSFSISKFTQANKQVSTTVVTEQSGEEKTDPNKKLFSQEALELSWKNFAQKINASGKVNFYSTLSTYKPKLTDNFVIEFCLDNKVQEDEFNREKIDLLGHLRKELMNQEIQVISILNKKEGIEKKPYTNIEKFKYMMSINPAIETLRKQLDLEV; encoded by the coding sequence ATGGATCAGTTTATCGTATCGGCTCGTAAGTATCGCCCGGCAACCTTTCATACGGTGGTTGGGCAAATGCATATAACCAATACCCTACAAAATGCCATTAAAAACAAGCACCTGGCACAAGCATTTTTATTTTGCGGTCCACGTGGTGTGGGTAAAACTACTTGTGCCAGAATTCTAGCTAAAACCATCAACTGTTTTAACTTAACCGAGCAAGTTGAAGCTTGTGATACCTGCGAAAGTTGTGTATCGTTTAACAATGGGCAATCGTTGAATGTGCACGAGCTCGATGCTGCTTCCAATAACTCCGTAGACGATATCCGTAATTTGGTAGATCAGGTACGATTTGCTCCTCAACTCGGACAATTTAAAGTGTACATTATTGACGAGGTGCACATGTTGAGTAACCAGGCCTTTAACGCATTTTTAAAGACCTTGGAAGAGCCGCCTGCACACGCTATTTTTATTTTAGCAACTACCGAAAAGCACAAAATTATTCCTACTATTTTATCGCGTTGTCAGATATTTGATTTTAACCGTATTCAAATTGAAGACATCGCAAATCACTTAGCCTTTATTGCCAAAAGCGAAAACATAAGCGCCGAAACGGATGGTTTACACATTATTGCTCAAAAAGCTGATGGTGCTTTACGTGATGCTTTAAGTATGTTTGATCAAATTGTGAGTTTCGCCGGCAATAGCATCACTTACAAAGCAGTAATCGACAATCTGAATATTTTAGATTACGATTACTATTTTAAGATGACCGATTTTATTTTGGCCGAGAATATTTCCGAAAGTTTGCTTTTGTATAACGAAGTACTTAACAATGGTTTTGATGGCCATAATTTTATAAATGGACTTGCCGAACATTACCGCAATTTGCTGGTAAGTAAGGATAGCGCCACATTGCAATTGTTGGAAGTAGGTACTACTATTCGCGAAAAATACAAAGAACAAACTCAAAAATGTTCGCTCGTGTTTTTAATAAATGGGCTCAACACTTTAAACAATGCCGACTACAAGTACAAGGTAAGCAAAAATCAACGCTTGCTGGTCGAGCTGAGTTTAATGCAATTATGTAGTCAACAATTACTGAAAAACAGCCACGAGGCTGAAAAAAAAAATGATGGCATAGAGCAAAAGGTAGCTATTTCAGCCCCTTCAAATAGTTCTCCAACTACTGCCCTGGTTGCACCTGCTAGTGCCGCTGCGCCCGCTGCCACTGTTGATGCTACAGTTAAATCAGAAACCCTAAGCACAAACCCACTACCTGAATCGCTTCCTGTTAAAGAGCTAAAGCCAAAGCTTTCTCCTGCGATTCCTAGTTTTTCTATATCAAAATTTACCCAAGCTAACAAGCAAGTTAGCACTACTGTTGTTACTGAGCAAAGCGGTGAAGAAAAAACCGATCCCAACAAAAAATTGTTTAGTCAGGAAGCTTTGGAACTAAGTTGGAAAAATTTTGCTCAAAAAATCAATGCATCCGGTAAAGTAAATTTCTACAGCACGCTCAGCACTTACAAACCAAAGTTGACGGATAATTTTGTGATTGAATTTTGCCTCGATAATAAAGTGCAGGAAGATGAATTTAACCGCGAAAAAATTGATTTGCTTGGGCATCTCCGTAAGGAATTAATGAACCAGGAAATTCAGGTAATTAGCATACTCAACAAAAAGGAAGGCATTGAAAAAAAGCCTTACACTAACATCGAAAAGTTTAAGTACATGATGTCCATCAATCCAGCCATTGAAACCTTACGTAAGCAATTGGATTTGGAGGTTTAA
- a CDS encoding sigma-70 family RNA polymerase sigma factor: protein MEKPASINQLTDHLFRHESGKMVSVLTKIFGPENLETAEDVVQQTFMDAIQLWKFKGVPENPSAWLFKVAKNKAIDVVRKNKYSRNYDFNDSERMLLTSEYTLASTMDKLWNEDLVQDDMLRMMFACCHAEISTENQITLILKTLCGFSTAEIAKTFLTSEDTVSKRLYRTKEFFREQKIKFAIPSNDELQNRTEAVLNSIYLLFNEGYSSTHSNELIRKDLIDEAMLLCKLLLENKRTQLPQCYALMALMCFHAARSESRISATGEIILLPVQDRSTWNFELIARGNEYMNQAAFGDAITSYHLEAAIAYEHCIAPNFEKTNWLRILDLYNWLCKIAPSPVAELNKVVALLQVEGALAAKQQLTMLAEDKKMHNFYLYHSLLGEINALLLNSVEAKKNFETAMQLSQSAPERKILRDKIHALLN from the coding sequence TTGGAAAAACCAGCCAGCATCAATCAACTCACCGACCATCTTTTCCGGCATGAATCGGGAAAGATGGTTTCTGTTTTAACAAAAATATTTGGTCCCGAAAATTTGGAAACTGCCGAAGACGTAGTGCAACAAACTTTTATGGATGCTATTCAACTATGGAAATTTAAAGGAGTTCCTGAAAATCCATCTGCCTGGTTATTCAAAGTGGCAAAAAACAAAGCCATTGATGTAGTGCGCAAAAATAAGTATTCGCGCAATTATGATTTTAACGATAGCGAGCGCATGTTGCTCACTTCGGAGTATACATTAGCAAGTACAATGGATAAATTATGGAACGAAGATTTGGTACAAGACGATATGTTGCGCATGATGTTTGCCTGCTGTCATGCAGAAATTTCGACCGAAAATCAAATAACCCTTATACTTAAAACACTGTGCGGATTTAGTACAGCTGAAATTGCAAAAACTTTTCTTACTTCCGAAGATACCGTTTCTAAAAGGTTGTACCGAACAAAAGAGTTTTTTCGTGAACAAAAAATAAAATTCGCAATTCCTTCAAATGACGAATTGCAAAATAGAACAGAAGCCGTTTTAAATTCAATTTACTTATTGTTTAACGAAGGATATAGTTCGACTCATTCAAACGAACTAATAAGAAAAGACTTGATTGACGAAGCCATGTTGCTTTGTAAATTGCTGCTCGAAAATAAAAGAACTCAATTGCCGCAATGTTATGCCTTAATGGCTTTGATGTGTTTTCACGCAGCACGCAGCGAGAGTAGAATTTCTGCAACAGGTGAAATAATTTTATTGCCTGTACAAGATCGCAGTACCTGGAATTTTGAACTGATAGCAAGAGGCAATGAGTATATGAACCAAGCTGCTTTTGGCGATGCCATTACCTCCTATCATTTAGAGGCTGCAATTGCATACGAGCATTGTATTGCTCCAAATTTTGAAAAAACAAATTGGCTTAGAATTTTAGATTTATACAATTGGCTTTGTAAAATTGCTCCATCTCCGGTAGCTGAGTTGAATAAGGTTGTGGCCCTGCTTCAAGTGGAAGGAGCATTAGCGGCTAAGCAACAATTAACAATGCTTGCAGAGGATAAAAAAATGCATAACTTTTATCTGTATCACAGTCTATTAGGCGAAATTAATGCGTTATTATTGAATAGTGTTGAGGCAAAGAAAAACTTTGAAACGGCAATGCAGCTTAGTCAATCGGCTCCAGAGAGAAAAATATTGCGAGATAAAATTCATGCTTTGTTAAACTAG
- a CDS encoding VOC family protein gives MTSKENSLNWFEISVKDIKRAKKFYETILGIKMPEMEMMGMQMAFFPSEPKSGKANGGLCQSKMHKPSKSGAKIYLNANPDLKTVLAKVTKAGGEITMPKTSLGPNGFMAFFTDTEGNSIGLHSNK, from the coding sequence ATGACTTCAAAAGAAAATTCACTTAATTGGTTTGAAATCTCTGTGAAAGATATCAAACGAGCCAAAAAGTTTTACGAAACTATTTTAGGAATTAAAATGCCCGAAATGGAAATGATGGGTATGCAAATGGCTTTTTTCCCATCCGAACCAAAAAGCGGTAAAGCCAATGGCGGTCTGTGCCAAAGTAAAATGCACAAGCCCAGTAAATCGGGTGCAAAAATTTATTTAAATGCGAATCCTGATTTAAAGACTGTATTGGCAAAAGTTACCAAAGCCGGTGGAGAAATAACAATGCCCAAAACGAGTTTAGGTCCTAATGGGTTTATGGCATTTTTTACTGATACAGAAGGCAATTCTATTGGACTACATTCAAACAAATAA